The following proteins are encoded in a genomic region of Mycobacterium kiyosense:
- a CDS encoding fused response regulator/phosphatase: MAQGSIAPAATWQALSLLLVEDDRADAVLVEELIADAVADIEVVWAQSMAHAERELASARPDCVLLDLNLPDANGIDALDRILRSDATVPIVVLTGLNDEYFGASAVAAGAQDYLVKGRVEPEMLRRALLYAIERKRAELIAADLHASQLRARENALLERGLLPSPLLLDNPGVDIVARYRPSRENALLCGDFYDVVQTSDRVTHVLIGDVAGHGPDEAALGAALRIAWRTLTFAGVHGVEQMRQLERVLHAERAENGVFATVLSLAIPPDDGPITAVRAGHPGMLLHGPGSVEWIEPPYGPALGLRSSGWPQHQLELPPGHGLLLLTDGLFEGYSGHDGRRLGEAGLLALARGHAALPGAQFVDAVIDGAEELARGMGGLSDDIAVVRVERTS; the protein is encoded by the coding sequence ATGGCGCAAGGGTCGATCGCACCGGCCGCGACGTGGCAGGCGTTGTCGCTGCTGCTGGTCGAGGACGACCGCGCCGACGCGGTGCTGGTCGAGGAGCTGATCGCCGATGCGGTCGCCGACATCGAGGTGGTGTGGGCACAGTCGATGGCGCACGCCGAACGCGAGCTGGCCTCCGCCCGCCCCGACTGCGTGCTGCTGGATCTGAACCTGCCGGACGCCAACGGGATCGACGCGTTGGACCGCATCCTGCGCAGCGACGCCACCGTCCCGATCGTCGTGCTCACCGGGCTCAACGACGAGTACTTCGGGGCTTCTGCCGTCGCGGCCGGCGCGCAGGACTACCTGGTCAAGGGGCGGGTGGAGCCGGAGATGTTGCGGCGGGCCCTGCTGTACGCGATCGAGCGCAAGCGGGCCGAGCTGATCGCCGCGGACCTGCATGCCAGCCAGCTGCGGGCCCGGGAGAACGCGCTGCTCGAACGCGGCCTGCTGCCCTCGCCGCTGTTGCTGGACAACCCGGGCGTCGACATCGTCGCCCGGTACCGGCCCAGCCGCGAGAACGCCTTGCTGTGCGGCGATTTCTACGACGTGGTGCAGACTTCCGACCGGGTCACCCACGTCCTGATCGGCGACGTCGCCGGACACGGCCCCGACGAGGCGGCGTTGGGTGCCGCACTGCGGATCGCCTGGCGCACACTGACTTTCGCCGGAGTGCACGGTGTCGAGCAGATGCGCCAGCTGGAGCGGGTGCTGCATGCCGAGCGGGCCGAGAACGGCGTGTTCGCCACCGTGCTGAGCCTGGCGATACCGCCCGACGATGGCCCGATCACCGCCGTCCGGGCCGGCCACCCCGGGATGCTGCTGCACGGGCCGGGATCGGTGGAGTGGATCGAACCCCCCTACGGTCCCGCGCTGGGACTACGCAGTTCCGGCTGGCCCCAGCACCAGCTGGAGCTGCCGCCCGGGCACGGGTTGCTGTTGCTCACCGACGGGCTGTTCGAGGGGTATTCCGGTCATGACGGGCGCCGGCTGGGCGAAGCCGGCTTGCTGGCCCTGGCGCGGGGGCACGCGGCGCTGCCCGGCGCACAGTTCGTCGACGCCGTGATCGACGGCGCCGAGGAACTCGCCCGCGGGATGGGCGGGCTCAGCGACGACATCGCCGTGGTACGCGTGGAGCGCACCTCGTGA
- the purE gene encoding N5-carboxyaminoimidazole ribonucleotide mutase, translated as MGDAAQPRVAVIMGSDSDWSVMVDAAAALAEFGIPHEVRVVSAHRTPGAMFDYARDAAGRGIEVIIAGAGGAAHLPGMVASATPLPVIGVPVPLGRLDGLDSLLSIVQMPAGVPVATVSIGGARNAGLLAVRMLGSSDPQLRARIVEFQDELARSVQAKDAALQQRASKLGPD; from the coding sequence ATGGGTGATGCAGCGCAGCCCCGCGTCGCAGTGATCATGGGCAGCGACAGCGACTGGTCGGTGATGGTCGACGCGGCCGCGGCGCTGGCCGAGTTCGGCATCCCGCACGAGGTTCGGGTGGTCTCGGCGCACCGCACCCCGGGGGCGATGTTCGACTATGCCCGCGACGCCGCCGGCCGCGGCATCGAGGTGATCATCGCGGGCGCCGGGGGAGCGGCGCACCTGCCCGGCATGGTGGCCTCGGCCACACCGCTGCCGGTGATCGGCGTGCCGGTGCCGCTGGGGCGGCTGGACGGCCTGGATTCGCTGTTGTCGATCGTGCAGATGCCGGCCGGTGTGCCGGTGGCCACGGTGTCCATCGGCGGCGCCCGCAACGCGGGACTGTTGGCCGTCCGGATGCTCGGATCGTCGGATCCGCAACTACGCGCGCGCATCGTCGAGTTCCAGGACGAGCTGGCGCGCAGCGTGCAAGCCAAGGATGCGGCGTTGCAGCAGCGAGCGAGTAAATTGGGCCCCGACTAG
- a CDS encoding acyl-CoA dehydrogenase, with protein sequence MAGWAGNPSFDLFQLPEEHQELRAAIRALAEKEIAPHAADVDENSRFPEEALQALNNSGFNAVHVPEEFGGQGADSVAACIVIEEVARVDASASLIPAVNKLGTMGLILRGSDELKKQVLPSIADGTAMASYALSEREAGSDAGSMRTRAKADGDDWILNGTKCWITNGGKSSWYTVMAVTDPDKGANGISAFMVHKDDEGFSVGPKERKLGIKGSPTTELYFENCRVPGDRIIGDPGTGFKTALATLDHTRPTIGAQAVGIAQGALDAAIAYTKDRKQFGQSISDFQAVQFMIADMAMKVESARLMVYSAAARAERGEGNLGFISAASKCLASDVAMEVTTDAVQLFGGAGYTVDFPVERMMRDAKITQIYEGTNQIQRVVMSRALLR encoded by the coding sequence ATGGCTGGATGGGCCGGAAACCCGTCATTCGATTTGTTCCAACTTCCCGAGGAACACCAGGAGTTGCGTGCCGCGATCCGGGCGCTGGCGGAGAAGGAGATCGCCCCGCATGCCGCCGACGTCGACGAGAACTCCCGGTTCCCCGAGGAAGCACTGCAGGCTCTCAACAATTCGGGTTTCAACGCCGTCCACGTGCCCGAGGAGTTCGGCGGCCAGGGTGCGGACTCGGTGGCGGCCTGCATCGTCATCGAGGAGGTCGCCCGGGTCGACGCGTCGGCCTCGCTGATCCCGGCGGTCAACAAACTGGGCACCATGGGCCTGATCCTGCGCGGCTCCGACGAGCTGAAGAAGCAGGTGCTGCCGTCCATCGCCGACGGCACCGCGATGGCCTCTTACGCGCTGAGCGAACGGGAGGCCGGCAGCGACGCCGGATCGATGCGGACCCGGGCCAAGGCCGACGGCGACGACTGGATTCTCAACGGCACCAAGTGCTGGATCACCAACGGCGGCAAGTCCAGTTGGTACACCGTGATGGCGGTGACCGACCCCGACAAGGGCGCCAACGGCATCTCGGCGTTCATGGTGCACAAGGACGACGAGGGCTTCTCCGTCGGCCCCAAGGAACGCAAGCTCGGCATCAAGGGCTCGCCCACCACCGAGTTGTACTTCGAGAACTGTCGGGTGCCCGGTGACCGGATCATCGGCGACCCGGGTACCGGGTTCAAGACCGCCCTGGCCACCCTCGACCACACCCGCCCGACCATCGGCGCGCAGGCCGTCGGCATCGCCCAGGGCGCGCTGGACGCCGCCATCGCCTACACCAAGGACCGCAAGCAGTTCGGGCAGTCGATCAGCGATTTCCAGGCGGTGCAGTTCATGATCGCCGACATGGCGATGAAGGTGGAGTCCGCCCGGCTGATGGTCTACAGCGCCGCGGCCCGCGCCGAGCGCGGGGAGGGCAACCTGGGGTTCATCTCCGCGGCGTCGAAGTGTCTGGCCTCCGACGTGGCGATGGAGGTCACCACCGACGCGGTGCAGTTGTTCGGCGGCGCCGGGTACACCGTCGACTTCCCGGTGGAGCGGATGATGCGGGACGCCAAGATCACCCAGATTTACGAGGGCACCAACCAGATTCAGCGTGTCGTGATGTCGCGGGCATTGCTACGCTGA
- a CDS encoding 3-ketosteroid-delta-1-dehydrogenase produces the protein MVDWAQECDVLVAGSGGGGVTGAYTAAREGLEVLLIESTDKFGGTTAYSGGGGVWFPCNPVLQRAGGWDGVEDTIDDALTYYHAVVGDRTPFELQETFVRGGAPLIEYLEQDPDIKFVPLPWPDYYGKAPKARLDGRRHIAAKPLKVAAAPELRDAIRGPLDTERLGAPTPADYYVGGRALIARFLKAIGQYPNASLRRDTALVELVVVDGSVQGAVVEHHGERTAIRTRRGVLLAAGGFENNDELRRRYGVPGVARDTMGGPGSLGQALQAGIAAGADTDLLDQAWWSPGMTHPDGRCAFALWFTGGIFVNQDGNRFVNESRAYDRAGREIIARLQDGSVTLPYWMIYDDREGEVPPVKAANVPIVETQKYVDAGLWHTADTLPELAAEIGVPADALVATVARFNEFAATGVDEDFGRGDEAFDRAFSGGASPLVPIDKPPYHAAAFGISDLGTKGGLRTDAAARVLDTAGRPIPGLYAAGNTMAAPSGLAYPGGGNPIGTSMLFSHLAVRDMLSREPGAS, from the coding sequence GTGGTCGACTGGGCGCAGGAGTGCGACGTACTGGTAGCGGGTTCCGGCGGCGGAGGCGTGACCGGCGCCTACACCGCCGCCCGCGAGGGCCTCGAGGTGCTGCTGATCGAGTCCACCGACAAGTTCGGCGGCACCACCGCCTACTCCGGCGGCGGCGGGGTGTGGTTCCCGTGCAACCCGGTGCTGCAGCGGGCCGGCGGCTGGGACGGTGTCGAGGACACCATCGACGACGCGCTGACCTACTACCACGCGGTGGTCGGCGACCGCACCCCGTTCGAACTGCAGGAGACGTTCGTGCGCGGCGGCGCGCCGCTGATCGAATACCTGGAACAGGACCCCGACATCAAGTTCGTGCCGCTGCCGTGGCCCGACTACTACGGCAAGGCGCCCAAGGCGCGGCTGGACGGCCGGCGCCACATCGCGGCCAAGCCGCTGAAAGTGGCCGCCGCGCCGGAACTGCGCGACGCCATCCGCGGGCCGCTGGACACCGAACGACTCGGCGCCCCGACCCCCGCCGACTACTACGTCGGGGGCCGCGCGCTGATCGCCCGGTTCCTCAAAGCCATCGGCCAGTACCCCAACGCGTCGCTGCGGCGCGACACCGCGCTGGTCGAGCTCGTCGTCGTCGACGGCTCGGTGCAAGGTGCCGTCGTCGAGCACCACGGCGAACGCACCGCCATCCGCACCCGGCGCGGCGTCCTGCTGGCCGCCGGCGGGTTCGAGAACAACGACGAACTGCGCCGCCGCTACGGGGTGCCCGGCGTCGCCCGCGACACCATGGGCGGCCCGGGCAGTCTGGGCCAGGCATTGCAGGCCGGCATCGCCGCCGGCGCCGACACCGACCTGCTCGACCAGGCCTGGTGGTCGCCCGGCATGACGCACCCCGACGGGCGCTGCGCGTTCGCGCTCTGGTTCACCGGCGGGATCTTCGTCAACCAGGACGGCAACCGGTTCGTCAACGAGTCCCGGGCCTACGACCGGGCCGGCCGCGAGATCATCGCCCGGCTGCAGGACGGCTCGGTCACGCTGCCGTACTGGATGATCTACGACGACCGGGAAGGCGAGGTGCCCCCGGTCAAGGCCGCCAACGTGCCCATCGTCGAGACGCAGAAGTACGTCGACGCCGGGCTGTGGCACACCGCCGACACGCTGCCGGAGCTGGCCGCCGAGATCGGGGTGCCCGCCGATGCGCTGGTAGCCACCGTTGCGCGCTTCAACGAATTCGCCGCCACCGGCGTCGACGAGGACTTCGGCCGCGGTGACGAAGCGTTCGACCGCGCCTTCTCCGGCGGCGCGTCCCCGCTGGTTCCCATCGACAAACCGCCGTATCACGCTGCCGCATTCGGCATCTCGGATCTTGGCACCAAGGGCGGGTTGCGCACCGATGCCGCCGCGCGGGTGCTCGACACGGCCGGTCGGCCCATCCCCGGCCTCTATGCCGCCGGCAACACCATGGCCGCGCCCAGCGGCCTGGCCTACCCGGGCGGCGGCAACCCGATCGGCACCAGCATGCTGTTCAGCCACCTGGCGGTGCGGGACATGCTCAGCCGGGAGCCCGGCGCCTCTTAA
- the birA gene encoding biotin--[acetyl-CoA-carboxylase] ligase, translated as MTDRDQPTPLDEAALRVEVLGEPSYWRRLDVVAQTGSTNADLLARAGAGEDIDGHVLIAEHQTAGRGRHGRTWSTPGGAQLTLSVGVRVDDVATAGWGWLSLATGLAVVDAVAGETPVEPCLKWPNDVLAGASNSMRKLAGILAEVSQPFAVIGIGLNVTEAPGDLDGPGATSLRDEGVDAPDRNLLVRRLLRELGERIKAWRGATDGWAALANDYRARSLTLGSRVRAELPGGREVVGVARDVDAQGRLCLQTWDNDADKSGQTVVVSAGDVVHLR; from the coding sequence ATGACAGACCGCGACCAGCCCACGCCGCTCGACGAAGCCGCGCTGCGCGTCGAGGTGCTCGGCGAGCCGTCCTACTGGCGCCGACTCGACGTCGTCGCGCAAACCGGATCCACCAACGCCGACCTGTTGGCTCGCGCCGGCGCGGGCGAGGACATCGACGGCCACGTGCTGATCGCCGAGCACCAGACGGCCGGGCGGGGGCGCCACGGTCGCACCTGGTCGACCCCCGGCGGCGCGCAGCTCACCCTGTCGGTCGGGGTGCGGGTGGACGACGTCGCGACCGCCGGCTGGGGCTGGCTGTCGCTGGCCACCGGCCTGGCGGTGGTCGACGCGGTGGCCGGCGAAACACCCGTCGAACCGTGCCTGAAATGGCCCAACGACGTACTCGCCGGGGCCTCGAACTCGATGCGGAAGCTGGCCGGGATCCTGGCCGAGGTGTCCCAGCCGTTCGCGGTGATCGGCATCGGGCTCAACGTCACCGAGGCGCCCGGGGATCTCGACGGGCCGGGGGCCACGTCGCTGCGGGACGAGGGCGTCGACGCACCCGACCGGAACCTGCTGGTGCGCCGGCTGCTGCGGGAACTGGGCGAGCGGATCAAGGCCTGGCGCGGCGCGACGGACGGGTGGGCCGCGCTGGCCAACGACTACCGGGCCCGCAGCCTGACCCTGGGTTCGCGGGTGCGGGCCGAACTACCGGGCGGCCGCGAAGTCGTCGGCGTCGCCCGTGACGTCGACGCCCAGGGCCGGTTGTGCCTTCAGACCTGGGACAACGACGCCGACAAGTCGGGCCAGACCGTCGTGGTGTCCGCCGGCGATGTCGTGCATTTGCGTTGA
- a CDS encoding hypothetical protein (frameshifted, insertion at around 1319550,1319342): protein MTSVTDHSSHTAEPAAEHVIDIHTTAGKLAELHKRREESLHPVGEAAVDKVHAKGKLTARERITALLDEDSFVELDALAKHRSKNFGLDAIRPVGDGVVTGYGTIDGRDVCIFSQDATVFGGSLGEVYGEKIVKVQELAIKTGRPLIGINDGAGARIQEGVVSLGLYSRIFRNNILASGVIPQISLIMGAAAGGHVYSPALTDFVIMVDQTSQMFITGPDVIKTVTGEDVTMEELGGAHTHMAKSGTLHYVASGEQDAFDYVRDLLSYLPPNNATDAPREPAPLPVGPIEENLTDEDLELDTLIPDSPNQPYDMHEVIVRILDDDEFLEVQAGYAQNIIVGFGRVDGRPVGIVANQPTQFAGCLDINASEKAARFVRTCDCFNIPIVMLVDVPRLPARHRPGVQRHHPARRQAALRLRRSDRPQDHRHHPQGLRRRLLRDGLQGHGLRRQPGLADGADRGDGAPPARSVSSTAASSRRPPRPARMSTRCACSCSRSTRTRW, encoded by the coding sequence ATGACAAGCGTTACCGACCACTCTTCCCATACGGCTGAGCCCGCGGCCGAGCACGTCATCGACATCCACACCACTGCCGGCAAGCTGGCCGAACTGCACAAGCGCCGCGAAGAGTCGCTGCACCCGGTCGGTGAAGCCGCCGTCGACAAGGTGCACGCCAAGGGCAAACTCACCGCACGCGAACGCATTACCGCGTTGCTGGACGAGGACTCGTTCGTCGAGCTCGACGCGCTGGCCAAGCACCGCAGCAAGAATTTCGGTCTGGACGCCATCCGCCCGGTGGGTGACGGTGTGGTCACCGGCTACGGCACTATCGACGGCCGCGACGTGTGCATCTTCAGCCAGGACGCCACCGTGTTCGGCGGCAGCCTGGGCGAGGTCTACGGCGAGAAGATCGTCAAGGTCCAGGAGCTGGCCATCAAGACCGGCCGCCCGCTGATCGGCATCAACGACGGCGCCGGCGCGCGCATCCAGGAGGGGGTGGTCTCGCTCGGCCTGTACAGCCGGATCTTCCGCAACAACATCCTGGCCTCCGGCGTGATCCCGCAGATCTCGCTGATCATGGGCGCCGCCGCGGGCGGGCACGTCTACTCCCCCGCTCTAACCGACTTCGTCATCATGGTCGACCAGACCAGCCAGATGTTCATCACCGGCCCCGACGTCATCAAGACCGTCACCGGCGAAGACGTCACCATGGAGGAACTCGGCGGCGCCCACACCCACATGGCCAAGTCGGGCACCCTGCATTACGTCGCCTCCGGCGAGCAGGACGCCTTCGACTACGTGCGCGACCTGCTGAGCTACCTGCCGCCCAACAACGCCACCGACGCGCCGCGCGAGCCGGCGCCGCTGCCCGTCGGGCCCATCGAGGAGAACCTCACCGACGAGGACCTGGAGCTGGACACGCTGATCCCGGATTCGCCGAACCAGCCCTACGACATGCACGAGGTGATCGTCCGCATCCTCGACGACGACGAGTTCCTCGAGGTCCAGGCCGGCTACGCGCAGAACATCATCGTCGGGTTCGGCCGGGTGGACGGCCGCCCGGTGGGCATCGTGGCCAATCAGCCCACCCAGTTCGCCGGCTGCCTGGACATCAACGCCTCGGAGAAGGCCGCCCGCTTCGTGCGGACCTGCGACTGCTTCAACATCCCCATCGTGATGCTGGTCGACGTGCCCCGGCTTCCTGCCCGGCACCGGCCAGGAGTACAACGGCATCATCCGGCGCGGCGCCAAGCTGCTCTACGCCTACGGCGAAGCGACCGTCCCCAAGATCACCGTCATCACCCGCAAGGCCTACGGCGGCGCCTACTGCGTGATGGGCTCCAAGGACATGGGCTGCGACGTCAACCTGGCCTGGCCGACGGCGCAGATCGCGGTGATGGGGCGCCTCCGGCGCGGTCGGTTTCGTCTACCGCGGCAAGCTCAAGGAGGCCGCCCAGGCCGGCGAGGATGTCGACGCGCTGCGCCTGCAGTTGCAGCAGGAGTACGAGGACACGCTGGTGA
- the purK gene encoding N5-carboxyaminoimidazole ribonucleotide synthase, whose translation MVRPPLNTPVNSHDNMMAVPSPRTPLVAMVGGGQLARMTHQAAIALGQTLRVLANSVDEPAAQVSPDVVVGSHTDLEDLRRAAAGAAVLTFDHEHVPTELLDKLVAEGVNVAPPPQALVHAQDKLVMRQKLAALGAPVPRWLAIETIEGLAELDAFAARTGGTPVVKAARGGYDGRGVTIADDLADAREIAGEYLARGVPVLVEERVQLRRELSALVARSPFGQGAAWPVVETVQRDGICVQVIAPAPELAPDSAADAQRLALRLAGELGVVGVLAVELFETADGTLLVNELAMRPHNSGHWTMDGSRTSQFEQHLRAVLDYPLGDTDAIVPVTVMANVLGAAQPPRMSVDERLHHLFARMPDVRVHLYGKAERPGRKVGHVNLLSTGAEGLTELRRRAELAAHWLSHAQWTDGWDPHG comes from the coding sequence TTGGTACGGCCTCCGCTAAACACGCCGGTCAACAGCCATGACAACATGATGGCCGTGCCGAGTCCCCGTACCCCGCTGGTGGCGATGGTCGGTGGCGGGCAGCTCGCCCGCATGACGCATCAGGCCGCCATCGCCCTCGGCCAGACCCTGCGGGTTCTGGCAAACTCCGTCGACGAGCCGGCGGCCCAGGTGAGCCCCGACGTGGTGGTCGGCTCCCACACCGATCTCGAGGATCTGCGCCGGGCGGCGGCCGGGGCCGCCGTGCTGACGTTCGACCACGAGCACGTGCCCACCGAGCTGCTGGACAAGCTGGTCGCCGAGGGCGTCAACGTGGCTCCGCCGCCACAGGCCCTGGTGCACGCCCAGGACAAGCTGGTGATGCGGCAGAAGCTGGCCGCGCTGGGCGCGCCGGTACCGCGCTGGCTGGCCATCGAGACCATCGAGGGTCTCGCCGAGCTGGACGCGTTCGCGGCGCGGACCGGTGGCACGCCGGTGGTCAAAGCCGCCCGCGGCGGCTACGACGGCCGCGGCGTGACAATTGCGGACGATCTCGCCGACGCCCGGGAGATCGCCGGCGAATACCTCGCCCGTGGGGTACCCGTGCTGGTCGAGGAGCGGGTGCAGCTGCGTCGGGAGCTGTCCGCGCTGGTGGCGCGATCGCCGTTCGGCCAGGGGGCGGCCTGGCCGGTGGTGGAAACCGTGCAGCGGGACGGGATCTGCGTGCAGGTGATCGCGCCGGCGCCGGAGCTGGCGCCGGACTCCGCCGCCGACGCCCAGCGGCTGGCGCTGCGGCTGGCCGGGGAGCTGGGTGTGGTCGGGGTGCTCGCCGTCGAGCTGTTCGAGACGGCCGACGGCACGCTGCTGGTCAACGAGCTCGCCATGCGGCCGCACAACTCCGGGCACTGGACCATGGACGGATCCCGCACCAGCCAATTCGAACAGCATCTGCGGGCGGTGCTGGACTATCCGCTCGGCGACACCGACGCGATCGTGCCGGTGACGGTGATGGCCAACGTGCTGGGTGCGGCGCAGCCGCCGCGGATGAGCGTGGACGAACGGCTGCACCACCTGTTCGCCCGGATGCCCGACGTCAGGGTTCATCTCTACGGCAAGGCCGAACGGCCCGGCCGCAAGGTCGGCCATGTCAACCTGCTGAGCACCGGGGCCGAAGGCCTGACCGAGCTGCGCAGGCGCGCCGAGCTGGCGGCACACTGGTTGTCCCACGCGCAGTGGACGGACGGATGGGATCCGCATGGGTGA
- a CDS encoding histidine kinase, with protein sequence MRTDASGTLPRKQLTARGWQALVLSIMGVLVLAGAVLGGLLLEHADEVSRELRDDVQPARVAAAQLQAAVRDQETGTRGYLLTADPQFLKPYYDGQRAERAAADFIRSRLGRHPDLIADLDAIEAAATEWRNSYAEPVIAALRANNAAFTKNADLTDHGKTLFDGLRGLFDTQTAHLTEARNQATASLQRVNDWRDRVLASMVVTFFVTAAALGLLINRAVSKPLASLAASCRQVTEGHFGDAIKLPRRPADIRGIAYDVEGMRQRIVQALEASRAAQAQLDEQAADLRRSNAELEQFAYVASHDLQEPLRKVASFCTLLERRYRDKLDDRGVEYIDFAVDGAKRMQVLINDLLSFSRVGRLNAKYTAVELDTALDSAVANLAVAIEESGAEIVRPARPLPRVNGDPTLLVVLWQNLIGNAVKFHREGVPPRITIEFRRGTGSRENLWVFSVSDNGIGIAEEFVDKVFIIFQRLHGRDAYGGTGLGLAMCKKIVEHHGGTVWIDTSYTDGTRFEFTLPVAELNAEPIGGRSEVVQYGLVSSEGANE encoded by the coding sequence GTGAGAACCGACGCCTCGGGAACGCTGCCCAGAAAGCAACTCACCGCGCGCGGCTGGCAGGCCCTGGTGTTGTCGATCATGGGCGTGTTGGTGCTCGCGGGCGCGGTGCTGGGCGGGTTGTTGCTGGAGCACGCCGACGAAGTGTCGCGCGAGTTGCGCGACGACGTGCAGCCGGCCCGGGTGGCCGCGGCTCAGCTGCAGGCGGCGGTGCGCGACCAGGAAACCGGCACCCGCGGCTATCTGCTCACCGCCGATCCGCAGTTCCTCAAGCCGTATTACGACGGGCAGCGCGCCGAACGCGCCGCGGCCGACTTTATTCGGAGCCGACTGGGTCGGCATCCGGATCTGATCGCGGATCTGGATGCGATCGAGGCTGCCGCCACGGAATGGCGAAACAGCTACGCCGAACCGGTCATCGCCGCCTTGCGGGCCAACAACGCGGCCTTCACCAAGAACGCCGACCTGACCGACCATGGCAAAACGCTGTTCGACGGCCTGCGCGGGCTTTTCGACACGCAGACCGCGCACCTGACCGAGGCGCGCAACCAGGCCACCGCCAGCCTGCAGCGGGTCAACGACTGGCGGGACCGGGTGCTGGCCTCGATGGTGGTGACGTTCTTCGTGACGGCCGCGGCGCTGGGGCTGCTGATCAACCGCGCGGTGTCGAAGCCGCTGGCGTCGCTGGCGGCGTCCTGCCGCCAGGTCACCGAAGGCCACTTCGGCGACGCCATCAAGCTGCCCCGCCGGCCGGCGGACATCCGCGGCATCGCCTACGACGTGGAAGGGATGCGGCAGCGGATCGTGCAGGCGCTGGAGGCGTCGCGGGCCGCGCAGGCGCAACTCGACGAGCAGGCGGCCGATCTGCGGCGTTCGAACGCCGAACTCGAGCAGTTCGCCTACGTCGCGTCGCACGACCTGCAGGAGCCGCTGCGCAAAGTGGCGTCCTTCTGCACGTTGCTCGAGCGCCGGTACCGGGACAAGCTCGACGACCGCGGCGTGGAGTACATCGACTTCGCGGTCGACGGCGCCAAGCGGATGCAGGTGCTGATTAACGACCTGCTCAGCTTCTCCCGGGTGGGTCGGCTCAACGCCAAGTACACCGCGGTCGAACTCGACACGGCGCTGGACTCGGCGGTGGCCAATCTGGCGGTGGCCATCGAGGAGTCGGGAGCCGAGATCGTCCGGCCGGCCCGGCCGCTGCCGCGGGTCAACGGTGACCCGACATTGCTGGTTGTGTTGTGGCAGAACCTGATCGGCAATGCGGTGAAGTTTCACCGCGAGGGCGTTCCGCCCCGGATCACGATCGAATTCCGGCGCGGCACCGGCAGTCGGGAGAACCTCTGGGTTTTCAGCGTCTCGGACAACGGCATCGGAATCGCCGAGGAGTTCGTCGACAAGGTGTTCATCATCTTCCAGCGGCTGCACGGTCGCGACGCCTATGGTGGAACAGGTCTCGGTCTTGCGATGTGCAAGAAGATCGTCGAGCACCACGGGGGCACCGTGTGGATCGACACCTCGTATACCGATGGGACACGGTTCGAGTTCACTTTGCCTGTCGCCGAGCTCAACGCTGAACCCATCGGGGGGCGCAGTGAGGTAGTCCAATACGGCTTGGTCTCTTCAGAAGGAGCAAACGAATGA
- a CDS encoding hypothetical protein (frameshifted, deletion at around 1324513), whose amino-acid sequence MRHHELIKFAIVGGTTFIIDSAIFYTLKLTILESKPVTAKVIAGIVAVIASYILNREWSFRNRGGRERHHEALLFFAFSGVGVLLSMAPLWFSSYVLQLRVPNVSLTVENLADFVSAYIIGNLLQMAFRFWAFRRWVFPDAFARDPDRALESALTAGGIAEVFEDEIEGGNVTLLRAWRNKRKGQAQLGDSSEPSVSKTS is encoded by the coding sequence ATGCGCCACCATGAGTTGATCAAATTCGCCATCGTCGGCGGCACCACATTCATCATCGACTCAGCAATTTTCTACACGCTCAAGCTCACCATTCTCGAATCCAAGCCGGTCACCGCCAAGGTGATCGCCGGGATCGTCGCGGTCATCGCGTCCTACATCTTGAACCGGGAATGGAGCTTCCGGAACCGCGGCGGCCGCGAGCGGCACCACGAGGCGCTGCTGTTCTTCGCCTTCAGCGGTGTGGGGGTGCTGTTGAGCATGGCGCCGCTGTGGTTCTCCAGCTATGTGCTGCAACTTCGGGTGCCCAATGTGTCGCTGACGGTGGAGAACCTCGCGGACTTCGTGTCGGCGTACATCATCGGCAACCTGTTGCAGATGGCGTTCCGGTTCTGGGCGTTCCGGCGTTGGGTGTTCCCGGACGCGTTCGCGCGCGACCCGGACCGGGCGCTGGAGTCGGCGCTGACCGCTGGCGGGATCGCCGAGGTCTTCGAGGACGAGATCGAGGGCGGGAACGTGACGTTGTTGCGCGCCTGGCGCAACAAGCGCAAGGGGCAGGCTCAGCTGGGTGACTCTTCGGAGCCCAGCGTGTCGAAGACTTCGTGA